The Desulfovibrio sp. region AACCGCACGGATGTGCTCTATCTGGGCCACCAAAAATATCTCGGGCGCGCGGTTGGCGCGATAATCATCAAACTCTTTGCCAAACACGTTGGCGCGGCAATAGCCCACGCCACGGTATTCCGGCGCGGTTTCGCCAGCTTTGCGCCAGCTGTCCTGACCGGGGTACACCGAAAGATCAATGGCGCGGTCAAGCTGCTCGCGGCTTTCGATCATGGGGAAGATCAGCCCCTGGGCTCCGGCCTCAAGCGCGGCCTTGATCTGGGTTTTACTGGCCTCGCCCAGACGGGCAAAAGGCGCTGCGCCGCCGCATTCAATGGCGCGAAAAATATCCGGCAGGCCGGTGCGGCCAAAAGAGCCATGTTCCATATCAACGGCAACCCAGTCATAGCCGGCGCGAGCCATAAGCTCGGCCACATCGGCAGAGGGCAATTGCAGCCATGTGCCCACAGTGGCCTTATCTACCGCCAGCCGTGCGCGAATTTCATGTACAGTCATATCAAGCGGCATACCGCCGCAGGGTTAGAGATTGCGACAAACGCTCTATACTATACGCCCTGCTTGCAGCGGGCGCAATACAGCTGGCTGGGGTTCAGCCCACACGATTAGCCCGGCATGCAACATTTGGCGGCCTGCCCTGCCCCCCACAACTACCCTGCGGGCCGCAATGACCGGCCTTGCGGGGCCCAAACACGCTACCGCGCTGGCAAATCCCAATAGCAACATGGAATTGTTAATTTTTTATCAAGGACAAAACAGGGCAAAGGCGGGGCTTGGCGTTTTACACCGAGCGTGCTAATAAAAAGCCCCCCGTCGGATAACGGAGGGGCTTGGTAAGGAACCTGACTGCGGCAGAACAGTCTGGTTCGCAGGAGGAGAGCGGAAAAATAAACAAGGCCGTCAGAGTTTTTTGACACTGACGCTTGTATGTAGAACGCCGCCGCTGGCAGAAGCTGCGGACGTTTGAATCCATTCTCCACCGGGGCTCCTGGATCGCAAGATTCAGGAGCTTTTTATTTTATACAACAGCCTGAAGATGCAGGTAAAAAAAGCGCTGGGCACACCCAGCAATGCGGCAGGGGGGCCTTCATGAACTGCGGATAACATAGAATGGAAGAAATCTTAGGTCAAGGAGCTGCGCAATTTTTCACATATTTTTTTGCAAATTATTTTTTCATTTTTTTCTAATTATCTAAAATTTAAGTGTAAAAAATTTCCTATTTTTCAGTCATGTTACACGGCACGCCGCCTTGCCTCACCACTACCTCACAAGCCACCCCGCACGCCCCTTGATGCAGGTGAGCTGATGCCATCCCCACCAAGAGGGGATACAAACACAACGCGCACACCCCGCCAGCGCACGCCAACGGGGTGTAGAAGAAGTTCGTCAAACAGCAAGGCTAGAACGGCCAGACGTTATCCATAAGACGGGTGAACCAGCCAGGCTTCTGCTTGTCGGCCAGAACACCCTTGCCGTAATATTCAATGCTGGCGTCGGCAATCTGGGTAGAAAGCACGCTATTGTCGGCGCTCACGTCCTTGGAACGGATCATGCCGCGCACCACCATGTATTCTGTCTCTTCGTTGACACGGATTTCGCGTGCCCCCTCAATTTCCATAAGTCCGCCCGGCAGCACCCGCAGCACCCGCGTGGCCAGCGAAGTGGTCACGTAGTTTTCACGCTTGGTCTTGCCCGTGGCGTTCAGGTCACTGGCAGAACTGGTGTTCAGCACTGGCAGGCCCACTGACGGCTGCGGGCCGATGGGCATAAAGGGAATAAAGCCCGCGTGCCCACGGTTGAACATGGCCGACACTTCGTAATCGTTTGTGCCTTTCTTGTTGGCCGTTGTTTCAGCCTTGTTCTGGGCCTTGGTATTTTCCACCAGTTTGACCACAACAATATCGCCCACGCGGCGGGCGCGGCTGTCTTCAAACAAAGTATCGGTTTCGCTGGCGGCAAAGAGTGAGCCGGGGTTATTGGCCGCGGCCTCCTGCCGGTATTCCTGTTGCGGGGTCACCGGCGGGTGCAGGGCTGGCCGCCTTGTGGGGCTGCCGCCGCAGGCGACGCAGAACAGATAGGTCAGCGCCAGAACTGGTATTAAATAACGTGCCTGCATATGTTCCTCTCCTTCCACCTTTGAACGCTAGTGGATTTCCACGGTGGTGCCATCTTTTACTATGGCGTAGACCTGTTTTTTCGTTTGCAGATTACGTACCGCGATGGTTGCCCCGGGCTCGCCGTCCGCAAGAGCCTGGGCCTGCGTGGCTATGCGCAGATTACCGCGTATGTAGATGAGGTTGACCACATCGCCCCTTTTGACCATCAGCTGGCTCACAAGGTCGCTCTGCAGAATTGGCTCGCCAGTGTTGAGCGCACGGTTGAGCTGCCATGGGCCGCCGCGGCCATCCCAGGGCAGATCACGCAACTGGCTGGCGTTGACCTTCATAAAGGTAACCGATTCCGCGGCCAGGGCCTCGCCCTTGTTCATGGCACGCGAAGCTGCAGGGGCCGTTATCCACAGGGTAAGGTTGACCGTACCCGAAATGCGCCGCAAAACGTTGCCGTCGACCTCTTGCACCGCAAAACGCAGCGGCACGCGTCCGGGCGTGAGCTTACCCGGTTCCAGCTGCACGCGCTGCTGGGGATGGGCCAGAAAAATATAGTCCGGTAGCCGAAAATCGCTCAGCTCCACTTGCCCCGGCATGGCCGCCAGCTGCGGCGTCAAGCTTTTGACTACATAGGAGCGCAGGTCTTCCTCGTGAAAAACAAGGCCTCCGCGCTGAATCACCAACGAACTGGGCAAAATGCAGCGACCGGCCACCTCTTTGCCCAAGGCTTGCCGCAGTGCCTGAG contains the following coding sequences:
- the flgA gene encoding flagellar basal body P-ring formation chaperone FlgA codes for the protein MRFLRAILAHWGGPARRASLRGLLCTAGSLVAVLVCWQLCGPGVVAVVAAPQGGVPSATWQDNDRNHRRSPNQIVTQLRTPQAQVGQVQPGQTPQAQAGQMPLADNAQDQRAAKTRNMIAAGEAPTTQDGQLNMLGPDDWRLKILSAAVTNTDMVMLGDIATPLGQIAPDIWGQLRAQPLWPAPPEEGKPLQINNSRLAQALRQALGKEVAGRCILPSSLVIQRGGLVFHEEDLRSYVVKSLTPQLAAMPGQVELSDFRLPDYIFLAHPQQRVQLEPGKLTPGRVPLRFAVQEVDGNVLRRISGTVNLTLWITAPAASRAMNKGEALAAESVTFMKVNASQLRDLPWDGRGGPWQLNRALNTGEPILQSDLVSQLMVKRGDVVNLIYIRGNLRIATQAQALADGEPGATIAVRNLQTKKQVYAIVKDGTTVEIH
- a CDS encoding flagellar basal body L-ring protein FlgH; the encoded protein is MQARYLIPVLALTYLFCVACGGSPTRRPALHPPVTPQQEYRQEAAANNPGSLFAASETDTLFEDSRARRVGDIVVVKLVENTKAQNKAETTANKKGTNDYEVSAMFNRGHAGFIPFMPIGPQPSVGLPVLNTSSASDLNATGKTKRENYVTTSLATRVLRVLPGGLMEIEGAREIRVNEETEYMVVRGMIRSKDVSADNSVLSTQIADASIEYYGKGVLADKQKPGWFTRLMDNVWPF
- a CDS encoding aldolase/citrate lyase family protein, which translates into the protein MTVHEIRARLAVDKATVGTWLQLPSADVAELMARAGYDWVAVDMEHGSFGRTGLPDIFRAIECGGAAPFARLGEASKTQIKAALEAGAQGLIFPMIESREQLDRAIDLSVYPGQDSWRKAGETAPEYRGVGYCRANVFGKEFDDYRANRAPEIFLVAQIEHIRAVDNLEAILAHPRLDAIMVGPYDLSGSMGLTGQFDHPDFKAAMARIAAGCAKVGARMGLHIVQPDPAELARQIEAGSRFIAYGIDSVFLWRAAERPNSGE